Proteins from a genomic interval of Cheilinus undulatus linkage group 15, ASM1832078v1, whole genome shotgun sequence:
- the LOC121522131 gene encoding atypical chemokine receptor 3-like has protein sequence MSLSTSELEDLWESFGELNFSFTNISSVDATVCATAFNRSALLYSMCVLYTFIFIVGLAANALVLWVNIRAQRDSTPRHETHMYIAHLAVADLCVCATLPVWVSSLAQHGHWPFGEVACKLTHLLFSVNLFGSIFFLACMSVDRYLSVTKHGDNEGGVRRKLVRRGVCIGVWLLALVASLPDTYFLRAVKSTHGDAMLCRPVYPEENSREWMVGVQMSFILLGFVLPFPVIAVFYAMLASAFTRSSASSSPSSTVEQERRVSRRVILAYIVVFLGCWGPYHAVLLADSLSQLGVVPLTCGLENVIYVALHLTQCLSLLHCCFNPILYNFINRNYRYDLMKAFIFKYSTRTGLARLIETSNMSETEYTAVAVDNPPQI, from the coding sequence ATGAGTCTGAGCACCAGTGAGCTGGAGGACCTCTGGGAGTCGTTTGGGGAACTCAACTTTTCCTTCACTAACATATCAAGTGTGGATGCAACAGTGTGCGCAACCGCCTTCAACCGCAGCGCCCTCCTCTACTCCATGTGTGTCCTCTACACTTTCATCTTCATCGTCGGCCTGGCTGCTAACGCTCTGGTCCTCTGGGTGAACATCCGTGCACAAAGAGACTCCACCCCTCGCCATGAGACACACATGTACATCGCCCACTTGGCTGTCGCAGACCTCTGCGTGTGCGCCACCCTGCCTGTGTGGGTGAGCTCGCTGGCCCAGCACGGACACTGGCCTTTCGGTGAGGTGGCGTGCAAACTCACCCACCTGCTGTTCTCCGTCAACCTCTTCGGCAGCATCTTCTTCCTGGCCTGCATGAGCGTGGATCGGTATCTCAGCGTGACGAAGCACGGAGACAACGAAGGAGGGGTACGCAGGAAGCTAGTCCGCCGGGGAGTTTGCATAGGAGTGTGGCTTCTGGCTCTCGTGGCCTCCCTCCCGGACACCTACTTCCTGCGAGCTGTGAAGTCCACCCACGGGGACGCCATGCTGTGCCGGCCAGTGTACCCAGAGGAAAACTCCAGGGAGTGGATGGTGGGCGTGCAGATGAGCTTCATCCTGCTGGGCTTTGTTCTCCCTTTCCCTGTCATTGCAGTTTTTTACGCCATGTTAGCCAGCGCTTTTACCCGCTCCTCTGCTTCCTCTTCACCATCATCCACAGTGGAGCAGGAGCGCCGTGTGAGCCGTAGGGTAATCCTGGCCTACATTGTGGTGTTTCTGGGCTGCTGGGGGCCGTATCACGCCGTCCTCCTGGCTGATTCTCTGTCTCAGCTGGGTGTAGTTCCTCTCACCTGCGGCCTGGAGAATGTGATCTACGTAGCCTTACACCTCACGCAGTGTCTGTCCTTACTCCACTGCTGCTTCAACCCCATCCTCTACAACTTCATCAACAGAAACTACCGCTATGACCTCATGAAGGCGTTCATCTTTAAATACTCCACAAGGACGGGCTTGGCCCGCCTTATCGAGACATCCAACATGTCTGAGACTGAGTACACTGCTGTAGCTGTGGACAACCCACCACagatctaa